Proteins from a single region of Mucilaginibacter daejeonensis:
- a CDS encoding DEAD/DEAH box helicase family protein: MLQLVFFMLRTFLSQADFAQIDFRAFSKAAEIPLIHLNLYIEMYTHLQEYTISKEAYLDTVFNSIPSNAFIDKGRCGIGGTTLELLNKTRCSIIVAPTRGILRNKKLKHPDLFIIDGDVNRSDIEEYLQHVKPASKIMVTPDSFGKLIDALKARGLYETALSTWFLLLDECHSFITEAFRKNILKPFQYFWAFTHKAIISATPYHFSNPRFKQLAYYKINFTASLGTVTLVQCYSIKATLNALLARANDASGNIHIFYNSVTAIAQAIKLAGLTNLSIYCADDKDKTNMEKLGEYAKYYHELPDNSNSSKVNFYTCKYFEGIDIEDKDAVVVVVTDVNQPHTKVPVNMKLKQAVGRLRDAPEQIIHLTNHHRRTNIKRELSEIQQQFKAEADLLIKQRIEYLELCTNHALKPKPDDLVARYADIDAETGYPTFNYELFDQVVNEVYSNEIYNDINLIRGDWEAGYYDVIMKRSDLKSETSTAMKRKSKATILKEDIEALKAYKLAAATAMIFNFGHTVETEIRKRNPLAYEAERVLSMEKLEELKYNRIKVQQEVIIASNLQVEHKLLKLLNSTFQVGQRYSIEVINERLQTIYEKLNIRDAKGNVRKAQATDLGEPGRFRIHLCKIQGSTQNAYDILGKNFGLQIAA, from the coding sequence ATGTTGCAACTGGTCTTTTTTATGCTTCGTACTTTCCTCTCACAAGCCGATTTTGCACAGATCGACTTTCGAGCCTTTTCCAAGGCCGCCGAGATCCCCCTCATACATCTGAACCTTTACATTGAAATGTATACGCACCTACAAGAATATACCATAAGCAAAGAAGCCTACCTAGATACAGTTTTCAATTCCATCCCATCAAATGCCTTCATAGATAAAGGTAGATGCGGCATAGGAGGAACCACATTAGAACTACTCAACAAAACACGTTGCTCGATCATCGTAGCACCAACACGGGGCATACTTCGCAATAAGAAATTAAAGCACCCTGACCTTTTTATCATCGACGGCGATGTCAATAGATCAGACATTGAAGAATACCTACAGCACGTTAAGCCAGCCTCAAAAATAATGGTCACCCCCGATAGCTTTGGCAAGCTTATCGATGCGCTCAAAGCGCGAGGTTTATATGAGACCGCATTAAGTACTTGGTTTCTATTATTAGACGAGTGCCACAGCTTCATTACTGAGGCCTTTAGGAAGAACATACTTAAGCCATTCCAATACTTTTGGGCGTTCACACACAAAGCTATTATCTCAGCAACACCCTATCATTTTTCAAACCCTAGATTCAAACAGTTAGCATATTACAAGATCAACTTCACGGCCAGCTTAGGCACTGTCACATTAGTGCAGTGTTACAGCATTAAGGCTACTTTGAACGCTTTGTTGGCGCGAGCGAATGATGCTTCAGGTAACATACACATCTTCTATAATTCTGTTACTGCTATTGCCCAAGCTATTAAGCTTGCAGGTTTGACCAACTTAAGTATCTATTGTGCCGACGACAAGGATAAGACGAATATGGAAAAGCTCGGTGAGTATGCTAAGTACTATCATGAGTTACCTGATAACAGCAACTCTAGCAAGGTAAATTTCTACACCTGTAAATATTTTGAGGGTATCGACATAGAAGATAAGGATGCGGTTGTTGTAGTGGTTACAGATGTAAATCAACCGCACACCAAAGTACCGGTCAACATGAAACTGAAGCAAGCAGTCGGTAGATTACGAGATGCCCCCGAACAGATCATACACTTAACTAACCATCACCGACGAACTAATATCAAGCGGGAGCTAAGTGAGATCCAACAACAGTTCAAAGCAGAGGCCGACTTGCTTATCAAACAGAGGATAGAGTATCTCGAACTTTGCACTAATCACGCCTTGAAACCTAAACCTGATGATCTTGTCGCCCGTTATGCAGATATAGATGCAGAGACGGGTTACCCCACATTTAACTATGAGCTCTTTGATCAAGTGGTGAATGAAGTTTACAGCAATGAGATCTATAACGACATTAACCTAATAAGAGGAGATTGGGAGGCTGGCTATTATGATGTGATCATGAAACGCTCAGATCTTAAATCCGAAACCTCAACTGCTATGAAACGTAAATCGAAAGCAACCATTTTAAAAGAAGATATAGAGGCCTTAAAAGCGTATAAACTAGCGGCAGCCACAGCCATGATCTTTAACTTCGGTCATACAGTCGAAACAGAGATCAGGAAGCGTAACCCTTTGGCATACGAAGCGGAAAGGGTGTTAAGTATGGAAAAACTGGAAGAACTTAAATATAACCGCATCAAAGTACAGCAGGAAGTGATCATAGCATCTAACTTACAAGTTGAACATAAGCTGCTCAAGCTTCTAAACAGTACATTTCAGGTGGGCCAACGTTACTCAATTGAGGTCATCAACGAGCGGCTTCAAACCATATATGAAAAGCTGAACATCAGAGATGCTAAGGGAAACGTGAGGAAAGCGCAGGCTACTGATCTTGGCGAACCTGGGCGATTCCGTATACATCTTTGTAAGATACAAGGTAGCACCCAAAATGCTTATGATATACTTGGTAAGAACTTTGGGCTACAGATCGCAGCTTAA
- a CDS encoding DUF4145 domain-containing protein, giving the protein MKNISIYCPFCHRHTAVSPAPTRYTGKYGIVEETPAMWLGDGEWWIGLCNYCQKPMLVHADGDTIYPTPMPTPTDLRIPEGIRLDLEEAKRCFSVSAFRGCAVLARRAIQSTCIDKGTAQRDLVKQIDDLQIRGIITNDLKEWAHVIRWIGNDAAHPNKDVVSEEDAGDILELCDQFLNTIYVAPAIAKERREIRGK; this is encoded by the coding sequence ATGAAAAATATATCTATCTACTGTCCGTTTTGCCACCGGCATACCGCTGTAAGTCCTGCACCAACACGTTACACGGGAAAATACGGTATTGTAGAAGAAACACCAGCTATGTGGCTCGGTGATGGTGAGTGGTGGATAGGATTATGTAACTACTGTCAAAAGCCTATGTTAGTTCATGCCGATGGTGACACAATATACCCGACACCAATGCCAACACCTACAGATTTACGAATACCTGAAGGTATAAGATTAGATTTAGAGGAAGCAAAGCGGTGTTTTAGTGTCAGTGCTTTCAGAGGGTGCGCTGTTTTAGCTAGGAGGGCTATACAGTCTACATGTATCGACAAAGGCACCGCTCAACGGGACCTAGTTAAACAAATAGATGATTTACAAATAAGGGGAATCATAACGAACGACTTGAAGGAGTGGGCTCACGTAATTAGATGGATTGGCAATGACGCGGCGCACCCTAACAAAGACGTGGTTAGTGAGGAAGACGCTGGTGACATACTCGAACTTTGCGATCAGTTTCTTAATACAATTTACGTAGCACCGGCAATTGCTAAAGAAAGGCGTGAAATTAGAGGCAAGTAG
- a CDS encoding phage exclusion protein Lit family protein, which produces MEEQLRPIHYLDHNVKEAFEHFASQLSQVRRAGISKATIGIELTEDEEPARTPVADLNSNLIKLNVNHLSYVWTCCYFFTGMQDLYYKAAMQDKPVVILEQTPVVNKMNHTFYWGRSLNSFHSEWPSNTVYPSSNEPYVEGANTIFLYAVCYLMFHELGHLVLHRDLTQFIQRVKGRYYEKTIDDVRRIRNMERQADSYALDCMLSTASDDRQRYMIAIGAIVGIFTMFYSLQNTDIRGGTHPDLDDRLKLVMKSIKLTEEYHSIHMQATSSIGLQTFLKLTETEFRPEGKNLSYADFKELEKDIFDLLSDTKAKYNQRWPFNFKPE; this is translated from the coding sequence ATGGAAGAACAACTAAGACCTATTCATTATCTTGATCACAATGTTAAGGAAGCATTTGAACACTTTGCTAGTCAACTAAGCCAAGTACGGAGGGCAGGAATCTCTAAAGCTACGATAGGTATTGAATTAACGGAAGATGAAGAACCCGCGCGTACACCTGTTGCCGACCTCAACAGTAATCTCATTAAGTTAAACGTAAACCACCTTTCATACGTGTGGACATGCTGCTATTTTTTTACAGGAATGCAAGACTTATACTACAAAGCAGCAATGCAAGATAAGCCTGTAGTTATATTAGAGCAGACACCTGTTGTAAACAAAATGAACCATACGTTTTATTGGGGACGTTCGTTAAACTCTTTTCACAGTGAATGGCCTTCTAACACGGTGTATCCAAGTTCTAACGAACCATACGTCGAAGGCGCTAACACAATTTTTTTATATGCTGTTTGCTATTTGATGTTCCATGAGTTGGGTCATTTAGTCCTGCATCGCGATCTAACACAGTTCATCCAAAGAGTCAAGGGAAGGTATTACGAGAAGACGATTGACGATGTGAGGCGTATACGTAACATGGAACGGCAAGCTGATTCTTATGCACTTGATTGCATGCTGTCAACTGCAAGTGATGATAGGCAAAGGTATATGATAGCAATAGGTGCAATCGTTGGCATTTTTACGATGTTCTACTCTCTACAAAACACTGATATACGTGGAGGCACTCATCCCGACTTAGATGATAGATTGAAATTGGTAATGAAGTCTATTAAGCTTACTGAAGAATATCACAGCATCCATATGCAAGCAACGTCTAGCATAGGCCTGCAAACCTTTCTTAAACTTACAGAAACCGAGTTTCGCCCTGAAGGCAAGAATTTAAGCTATGCTGACTTTAAAGAACTGGAAAAAGACATCTTTGATTTGCTTAGTGATACTAAGGCAAAGTATAATCAGCGCTGGCCATTTAATTTTAAACCTGAATGA
- a CDS encoding DUF3892 domain-containing protein, translated as MASYQVVCITKPNAQSSHEHITHIGYDTLFKRGIITVEEAIKRIEANSREFYVETPAGSAYVKVERPEGRRPYIRTVPDHTEKDNLLNLPQC; from the coding sequence ATGGCAAGCTATCAAGTTGTATGCATCACTAAACCTAACGCACAAAGCTCCCATGAGCACATTACTCATATCGGTTATGACACTTTGTTCAAGCGAGGAATTATAACTGTAGAGGAAGCCATCAAACGTATCGAAGCCAATAGTCGGGAGTTCTATGTAGAAACTCCGGCAGGGTCGGCTTATGTCAAAGTAGAGAGACCAGAAGGACGAAGACCATACATTCGCACGGTACCAGACCATACAGAGAAGGACAACTTACTAAACTTACCCCAATGCTAA
- a CDS encoding transposase, producing MVSRSRNYTHYIGVDVSRNKLDFAVMHGRKLLFCREVQNETLAILSFIKDLKDIDGITFSKVIFGMEQTGIYTNHLLNTLKKVKAHVVLEDSVHIRNSLGKMRGKYDKLDAIRIATYLFRSRDDLKLWQQRRSIIVQLSHLSTLRFRLLTLQNSLKVPLKEQNEFLTPQIVKLHSVLCNDSLIALKNDVAKVDKAILELIASDERLKRLFEIITSVPYVGPVTATQIIVTTNEYLNITDPKKYASYAGVAPFRKESGTAITSARVSPIANKKVKALLHICAMASVSRDSDLKTYYLRKTQEEGKPKMAMLNAIRYKIILRVFACLKQDRLYQKDYVRG from the coding sequence ATGGTATCAAGGTCTAGAAACTATACGCACTACATTGGAGTTGATGTATCTCGGAATAAGCTTGATTTTGCAGTAATGCATGGCAGGAAGCTACTCTTCTGTAGAGAAGTACAAAACGAAACACTTGCAATACTTTCATTTATCAAAGACTTGAAGGACATAGATGGGATAACTTTCAGTAAGGTTATCTTTGGAATGGAGCAAACTGGAATTTATACCAATCACTTGTTAAATACTTTAAAGAAGGTTAAGGCTCATGTTGTATTGGAAGACTCCGTTCACATCAGAAACTCACTTGGGAAGATGCGGGGAAAGTATGATAAACTTGACGCTATAAGAATTGCGACCTACTTGTTCAGATCAAGGGATGATTTAAAGCTGTGGCAGCAACGGAGGTCTATCATAGTTCAATTATCCCACTTATCAACCTTACGTTTCCGATTACTCACGCTACAGAACTCATTGAAGGTGCCTTTAAAGGAACAGAATGAATTTCTAACCCCTCAAATCGTCAAACTTCACAGTGTACTATGTAATGACAGCTTGATCGCGCTAAAGAATGATGTTGCTAAGGTGGATAAAGCTATATTAGAACTAATAGCTTCTGATGAACGTTTAAAACGATTGTTCGAGATTATCACGTCTGTGCCTTATGTAGGGCCTGTTACAGCTACACAGATCATCGTCACAACCAATGAATATTTAAACATAACAGATCCTAAAAAATATGCATCCTATGCCGGTGTAGCTCCTTTCCGCAAAGAGTCTGGCACGGCTATTACAAGCGCAAGAGTCTCTCCAATAGCCAATAAAAAGGTAAAAGCACTGCTTCACATCTGTGCAATGGCATCAGTTTCAAGAGACTCAGACTTGAAGACTTATTACCTAAGGAAGACACAGGAAGAGGGAAAACCAAAGATGGCAATGTTGAATGCTATCAGGTACAAGATAATTTTAAGGGTCTTTGCTTGTTTAAAACAGGATAGGCTGTATCAAAAGGATTATGTAAGGGGCTAA
- a CDS encoding SOS response-associated peptidase: MHWPLIPSWCTSFPEYQTSNARSEDMHDKASFKHLLGQRHCVIAVDGFYEWKGKGKDKVPYHFSMADGSMMMYAGLWDYNTKLEAPVLSCTIITREPNQIIGEIHDRMPVILTPGQVKIWLDRELPYSERAKVLQPIENSALIRRVVGKSVNGAGNKSGDWFDAKDEDGTCLF; this comes from the coding sequence TTGCACTGGCCGCTGATACCGTCATGGTGTACGAGCTTTCCTGAGTATCAAACATCGAACGCCCGAAGTGAGGACATGCACGATAAAGCATCATTCAAGCACTTATTAGGTCAGCGTCATTGTGTGATCGCGGTCGATGGCTTCTATGAATGGAAAGGCAAAGGGAAGGATAAAGTGCCGTACCACTTTAGCATGGCCGATGGTAGCATGATGATGTATGCGGGTTTGTGGGACTATAATACCAAACTGGAAGCACCTGTGTTAAGCTGTACCATCATTACACGGGAACCTAACCAGATCATTGGAGAGATACATGACCGTATGCCGGTGATCTTGACGCCTGGACAGGTAAAGATATGGCTTGACAGAGAGTTACCGTACAGCGAACGGGCTAAGGTGCTACAGCCGATCGAGAACAGCGCCCTCATTAGGCGTGTGGTCGGTAAGAGCGTCAATGGTGCCGGTAACAAGTCAGGCGACTGGTTCGATGCCAAGGATGAGGACGGTACCTGTTTATTTTAA
- a CDS encoding HD domain-containing protein: MLILEDILYGRFVVEGVLEELILSAPMQRLKGVHQGGAIFLVDPAQQHTRFEHSLGVFWLLRNFGGSVDEQIAALLHDVSHTAFSHVGDQVFDHPGEDYHEQIFEEVIARSEIPMILEKYGYDQALKHFEDHSLLERPLPELCADRIDYTLRDLYHAGMVDLGDVRHFLTSLTVEGRQFTLSTDIAARWITTKFKKLNEQYFKKPQYLFANQRMAELLKAALLKGLITAADLQLDDEAVLTKLRSVGYENQVASISNLEGFEGFAVTGAAERVKRRELWPAVSI, translated from the coding sequence ATGCTGATCTTAGAAGATATTTTATACGGAAGGTTCGTTGTAGAAGGCGTACTGGAAGAGCTGATCTTATCAGCACCTATGCAACGCTTGAAAGGTGTGCATCAAGGCGGTGCTATATTTTTGGTCGACCCGGCCCAACAACATACGCGCTTTGAGCACTCGTTAGGTGTGTTCTGGTTACTTCGCAACTTTGGCGGTAGTGTCGATGAACAGATCGCAGCCTTGCTGCATGATGTGTCACACACGGCGTTCTCTCATGTTGGCGATCAGGTATTCGATCACCCAGGCGAGGATTACCACGAGCAGATCTTTGAGGAGGTGATCGCAAGGTCGGAGATACCTATGATATTAGAGAAGTACGGCTATGATCAGGCGTTGAAGCACTTTGAGGACCACAGCCTTTTAGAACGACCATTACCCGAGTTATGTGCAGATCGTATCGATTATACGTTACGGGATCTGTATCATGCCGGTATGGTCGATCTTGGTGATGTGAGGCATTTTCTCACAAGCCTCACTGTTGAGGGTAGGCAATTTACATTATCAACTGACATAGCTGCACGCTGGATAACCACAAAGTTCAAGAAGCTGAATGAGCAGTACTTTAAAAAACCGCAATACCTATTCGCTAATCAGCGAATGGCCGAACTGTTGAAGGCAGCCTTGCTTAAAGGCTTGATCACAGCTGCTGATCTGCAATTGGATGATGAAGCAGTACTTACTAAACTTCGTTCAGTAGGTTACGAAAATCAGGTTGCATCGATAAGCAATCTGGAGGGCTTTGAAGGTTTCGCCGTCACAGGTGCCGCAGAACGGGTAAAACGTAGGGAGCTATGGCCTGCCGTGTCTATTTAA